The following are encoded together in the Thermothelomyces thermophilus ATCC 42464 chromosome 3, complete sequence genome:
- a CDS encoding histone H3-K79 methyltransferase-like protein (1|DOT1_NEUCR RecName: Full=Histone-lysine N-methyltransferase, H3 lysine-79 specific. AltName: Full=Histone H3-K79 methyltransferase Contains conserved domain DOT1[pfam08123], Histone methylation protein DOT1) — protein sequence MSILNKKSKFKVKTEVRKVQQAVAPKPATNAPGASSSSSTSVSLRGTPRASPVPASSLSVKRLQQQPASSPSHSSPAPAPSTGNPNRKRPALVSRRSTASASPAPILSDSEPGSEDDDDWRERLDPSKRRKRAHTEDPGRRLRHPKLWAGDGDDEIPAIVHSAEVASLENKCQPVMRLGRDEVVVHLRYPGARSMERYELVWGKDKIDGAADIMKVVHIAASTYLTDTEAKPFLDHDTGIYRRLEKSKNTNDGNGFKAALADYNDRLLELQKKGAIAKNIDAMRGVPRELVEVILGQIYDRTVAPKVELLAKYENGTDNVYGELLHPFISDIFDRTKLSSDMVFVDLGSGVGNVTLQAALERGCESWGCEMMENACNLAEAQKKEFAARCRLWGIAPGKVYLERGDFRKNERTLEALKRADVVLVNNQAFTSQLNDHLVNMFLDLKIGCKIVSLKTFVHDNKIAENDVASSILEVEHLSYPGGYVSWTGAPGRYCISTRK from the exons ATGAGTATATTGAACAAAAAATCCAAGTTCAAAGTCAAGACCGAGGTGCGCAAGGTCCAGCAAGCCGTCGCGCCCAAGCCAGCCACGAACGCCCCCGGCGCcagcagcagtagcagcACCAGCGTGAGCCTTCGGGGCACGCCCCGCGCTTCGCCCGTCCCGGCCTCGTCCCTGAGCGTAAAGCGACTCCAGCAGCAGCCTGCGTCCTCCCCCTCACATTCTTCCCCAGCGCCTGCCCCCAGCACCGGCAACCCCAACCGGAAACGACCAGCGCTCGTCAGCAGACGCTCCACCGCGAGCGCAAGCCCCGCGCCCATTTTGAGTGACTCTGAGCCCGGGTCggaggacgacgatgacTGGCGGGAGAGGTTAGACCCGAGCAAGCGGCGGAAGCGGGCGCACACGGAGGATCCGGGCCGGCGGTTGCGGCATCCGAAATTATGGGCGGGCGACGGTGATGATGAGATACCGGCGATTGTGCACTCGGCGGAAGTGGCATCGCTCGAGAATAAGTGCCAGCCAGTCATGAGATTGGGGAGGGACGAAGTTGTAGTACACCTGCGGTATCCCGGGGCTAGGTCCATGGAGCG GTACGAGCTCGTATGGGGCAAGGATAAGATTGACGGCGCCGCGGATATCATGAAGGTGGTCCATATTGCGGCATCGACGTACCTCACGGACACCGAGGCAAAGCCGTTTCTGGATCATGACACCGGAATCTATCGCCGGCTGGAAAAGAGCAAGAACACCAATGATGGGAACGGGTTTAAGGCGGCCTTGGCGGACTACAACGACCGGCTCCTCGAGTTGCAAAAGAAAGGAGCGATAGCGAAGAATATCGACGCCATGCGCGGCGTACCCCGGGAACTCGTCGAGGTCATCTTGGGCCAAATATACGACCGCACGGTGGCGCCTAAAGTCGAGTTGCTCGCCAAGTACGAAAACGGCACCGACAACGTTTATGGCGAGCTGCTCCACCCCTTTATCTCCGATATCTTTGACCGGACGAAGCTGAGCTCTGACATGGTCTTCGTTGACCTCGGTTCCGGAGTCGGCAACGTGACGCTTCAGGCGGCTCTAGAGAGAGGGTGCGAGAGCTGGGGTTGCGAGATGATGGAGAACGCGTGTAACCTGGCCGAGGCGCAGAAGAAAGAATTCGCGGCGCGGTGTCGTCTGTGGGGTATTGCGCCAGGCAAGGTGTACCTCGAACGGGGCGACTTTCGTAAGAATGAGAGGACTCTGGAGGCGCTCAAACGAGCGGACGTGGTCTTGGTCAACAACCAGGCTTTCACGTCGCAGCTCAACGACCACCTCGTCAATATGTTCTTGGACCTCAAGATCGGATGCAAGATCGTGTCGCTCAAGACGTTCGTCCACGACAACAAGATTGCCGAAAACGATGTTGCGTCGTCGATCTTGGAAGTCGAGCACCTGAGCTACCCTGGAGGCTACGTTAGCTGGACAGGAGCTCCAGGTAGATACTGTATTTCGACGAGGAAATGA